One window of Sinorhizobium fredii NGR234 genomic DNA carries:
- the ccmA gene encoding heme ABC exporter ATP-binding protein CcmA, which produces MRLLVESLSARRGEDLIFHDISFDLATGEALVVTGPNGSGKSTLQRVLAGLLQAESGRVSLKDGPSGFEHPRELSHYLGHRNAMKRELTVEENLCFWQRFLGNSPGGSGLDLAAAAAAVGLAGVTHLPFGYLSAGQQRRMAMAKLLVAYRPIWILDEPTAALDAGADRLFAGLVAGHRERGGIVIAATHQSLGIGQAKALQMTGFAH; this is translated from the coding sequence ATGCGCCTGCTGGTAGAGAGTTTGAGCGCGAGGCGCGGTGAAGACTTGATTTTCCACGATATTTCCTTCGACCTTGCAACCGGCGAAGCACTGGTTGTGACAGGTCCGAACGGCTCGGGAAAATCGACTCTGCAGCGCGTTCTGGCGGGCCTTCTTCAGGCCGAATCGGGGCGGGTATCGCTGAAGGACGGGCCTTCCGGCTTCGAGCATCCCCGCGAGCTCAGTCATTATCTCGGCCACCGCAATGCGATGAAGCGGGAATTGACGGTCGAGGAAAATCTCTGTTTCTGGCAACGCTTCCTCGGCAATTCGCCGGGCGGCTCCGGCCTCGATCTCGCAGCGGCCGCCGCGGCCGTCGGCCTTGCCGGCGTCACCCATCTGCCGTTCGGCTATCTTTCCGCCGGGCAACAGCGGCGCATGGCCATGGCGAAGCTGCTTGTCGCCTATCGGCCGATCTGGATTCTCGACGAGCCGACGGCCGCGCTCGATGCCGGGGCGGACAGGCTCTTTGCCGGGCTCGTCGCAGGCCACCGTGAGCGTGGCGGCATCGTCATCGCCGCCACCCACCAGTCGCTGGGGATCGGCCAGGCGAAGGCGTTGCAGATGACGGGGTTCGCGCATTGA